The genomic segment AATCGTTGTAGACCGAACCAATCATTAGTTCCCAACCATGGGTCGAGTGAAATCCGATCCATAAATCAGTaactaaaagaatagaaaaagctTTTATTGTGTCACTTAAGTTATAGAGGAATTCCTGAACCCAAGAATTAAGAATGACGAGTTCTTCATTACTCAGAATAAAATAACCACTTAGAATAGCGAAACAGATTATATTTGTCGAGAAATGCAAAATGATATGGAGATCATATTCATTGTGTGCTTTGACTAATTGTATTGTTTCCTTGTGTATTTCTATATGAAGTTTTTGTATATGCGTTTCCGGGTACTCCTTTATCATTTCGTCCAATAGGAATAGTTCTTCTAATTCTATGAATCTTTCCAGAacgtttttctcttgaatatgattcaaaaaattttcggattgcctggtattccaccaattagtaacccaaggttccagacatttattaaatgagaaagagacccacCAGGGCAAAAATACTATAGATGCGAGATATGGGAGGGAGGCcgatgctttcttttttttcatttttttttttctgtgaattgAATTGTTAATGAACCTGCTTCATTCGTTGACTCTATCTGATCTGATATTTCTTTGAAGCACGAGTTGTATAACAAGGTATTGACCTATGGGTCTATTCCTTTCCTATTATtgtgtaataattttattttttttttgatttagaaggaatatagacatagaataagagttcttttcggatgaaaatgagaaaaaaagaaataaatattattccagatatctcaattgggcaaatttgaaccaattttattttcatttgttcCTTTCGATGAATACTCGAAAACCCACTTGAAGTAACGAATCGAGTTTCGAGACGAAAAAACTCCCCCTGGATCAATTAATTCTTTCGAAATGTTTCACCGTCTAACCAGAAAAGGGTATCAATTCCAAATCTTGGGCCTAAAAAGATGAATTCTGTATTACGAAATACATGTTCGGATAGGTTTGATGAATTTATATCTATACTTATTAGATTAGATTCGTTAGTTAGATTAGACCTTTTTCTAGTATAAAAGAATGAAGAAACTTCAGTTGTATTAAAAGAGGAATTAGCAAGTTCCTTCCCCCAtcttgagaaaatatttattcttcattttattcttcaCTTCAGTTCGTTTCAAAATACTTCAATTGGTACGCGCAAGAAATAGGCCAATTCGGCAGCTTTTTGTTCAATTTCTCGtggagtaaaattctcatcagtaCGAGTCAAGGGAATGGCTCCTTGGCCTCTGATTTCCATATAAAGGACACGACGAGTATAAAGACCCTCTTTAACCTCTATTCTGATTGATTGGATATCTCTCATAAAGAAGCGAAGGAAGATGCGACGATTTATTCCAGGAAATCCCCAGCGAAAAATACACactattccttcttttctatcgaATCGGTCATAACCGCTACCTACATTCCACGAAATTGTGCACCACAAATACGAGCTAATGAATAGACCCGCGATCCCGTAGAAAGACATCACGATCCCTTgtggaaaaaaaatgatttgctgAGATGTAAATACGGGTATCAAATTCCTACCAAGATAACTGGAAGTTCCAACCACTAAGAATCCTAGTGaacctaaaaaaaggatacagGCCCAGCAAAAATTACTCGTTTTTCGAGACCCCGTTATAAGTTCTATCCATATATGTTCTGATCGCCAATTCATACTATACTAGATCCAGTGCATTCGATTGGAATTGAGCGAATAACCCAAATAAATTTGACTTTACCTTTCTTGATCCCGAAGTAACTTTCATCAACTAGCACTATTCTGATGTGAAACATTAGGAGAGTAATTGGTTAGATACATTGACtttctatttaaaatattcacTAATCCATTTTGAACCAGCTATATTCACATATACATGCATTTATGCAGATATCATATATCCGCATAACGATTCTTTCATTTGTGTGTTCGGAAAGAGCCACATATCATACCATATTACACGAGATAAATATCTGTATTATCATCCAGtgttgaaataaattgataagattCGGTCCCATTGGGTCTAGACAATCTTATTTTTTTGGACATGAAGAAATAAGGAAACCATTGCAATTGCCGGAAATACTAGGCCCACTAAAGGCACAAAAATAGAGGGTAAGTTGGGATCTGTCATAGAATAGGTGCCTcaatttaatatttctatctgttttaatatttctatctattagaaagatatcttcttatgatatatctattacttatgatatatctattataagtaatatcaagccattattatattatatcaagccattattatattataaatatattataaaaaattataataaatattatttatttataatatttatttataagtaataagtaatatcaactataattctatatgattagatagaaaatgactagatagaaactatatattctatattctaaaactatatattctatattctaaaatataataaataaaatataataaaatataaaataaaaattatccgaAACCTCTGTCTCTTATTACAAGGAGAACTTATGTCACCAAAGAAAACACCTGATTACGACGAATTAAATACTTGTTCGCTACAAATAAAATAACTGAATCTAGTGCTATACTTTACATTTTTGAACTTGGATTCAAGGGAAAGAAACCGTGGAGCTGAAATAACTCACCCAGAACACCTTTTAAAAGATTACGTGGTACTATTGGGTCGAATAAACCTTTATGGAATAAATACTCAGACACTTGTGAACCTTCAGgtattaccttttttaatgtttgttcaATTACTCTTTTACCCGCAAATGCAATGTAGGCGTTAGGTTCAGCAATAATGATATCCCCCAACATACCAAAACTGGCTGTTACTCCACCAGTTGTAGGAGATGTAAGAATTGATACATAGAATAACTTTTTATCTGATTGATAATTAGATGAAGCAGAAGATATTTTAGCCATTTGCATCAAGCTCAAACTTCCTTCTTGCATGCGTGCTCCTCCAGAAGCACACACAATAATGACAGGTAGAGATCGATTAGTAGCATACTCGATCAAACGAGTAATTTTCTCGCCTACTACGGATCCCATACTACCTCCCATAAACTGAAAATCCATAACGCCAATTGCTACGGGAATACCATTTATTTGACCTATGCCTGTTTGAATAGCATCAGCTAAACCTGTCCTTCTTTGATAAGAATCGATACGATCTCCATAAGGTTCCTCTTTTGAACGAAAATCAATGGGGTCTATAGATATCATATCTTTATCCAGAGGATCCCAAGTTCCGGGATCAATCGAAAGTTCAATTCTATCTGAACTactcattttcaaatgatatccacactgttcacaaatattcatttttgacttaaaaaattttttataatttaatccatAACAATTTTCGCATTGAACCCATAAATGTTTGtatttttgatttatattgaaatcattggattctacttcttcatggaagtcggattctacttcttcatggaattctacttcttcatggaattctacttcttcattgaaatcggattccacttcttcattgaaatcggattccacttcttcattgaaatcggattccacttcttcattgaaatcggattccacttcttcattgaaatcagattctacttcttcattgaaatcattggattctacttcttcgtggaattctacttcttcatggaaatcggattctacttcttcatggaagtcggattctacttcttcgtggaattctacttcttcatggaaatcggattccacCTCTTCATGGAAATCATTGAAATTTTTTCTAGTTCTTTTACTAGACCTACCGCTCTCACTACTATTTCTATTTTCAGTACAAATGAAGTTATAAAAGTAACTGTCACTGTAATTGTTGGTACTACCCGAAATAGAACTATTAATACTGACTTCAAAACGAAGATAACTATCAATGCAACTATTAATGTGATTATTCCAACCAGATTGAGTATCATACATGTAATGATAATAGTAGTGATTCTTTTTCTTAGACCCCCTACTCAAATAACTAGAAAGTTTTTTTTCTAGTTCACTCAGAAAAGAACTATCATTGTCAACCTCAAAAATCTGATtttcaatatcaaaatatacAGAGTAACTGTCACCATTACTATCCCTAACTAAAAAAGTGTCATCAGAGATCAAACTCCaaatatccttgatttcaaataAAGAATCAACATTAGTGAAACTATAATTACCACTATGATTCCAACTAGGAATCTTTTTCTTCGTATCGTTCTTCGTATCGTTTAGAATAGGTTGTTCACTTCTACTGGTATGTCCAATACCATCAAGACTATCCATTGATTTACTTAGCCCACACCTAGATTTACTTAGCCCACACCTATGTTCTAACTTCTCGTTAGACAACATCGAACGGAACCACCATTTTCCCATAGAGTCTTTCTACCCcctatttgatgaaatacaatacattcgatggataatcattttactttcactatttgatttcttatcagaattaagcatacgaatctaatcctaatcattaggattgttaattaataacgagtaagtattgaaagaacgagtaagtattgaaagaaATGATTCTCCTTTGTGGGAAGCCGAGGTATCACTTCAatatatattgatagaatctttttataaattttaaaatagaaagacacagctttcttccatgtgatgtacaaattctcatcgaaaatagagatagttgtttatttctataaataaagaataaagaatttgttctcgtataatcaaataattaagtttctattttaacatggaacgaaaaagacaatatataggatgggtaaaggagcctttcccttggcttgatctatggcctgaaactaggagatataaaaaagtccaccaatcccaaggatccataattaatccaatcctatggatccaacaacaaacaatagaagtattgagttgtttagtcttcgatcttatcttgtatatatataggtaagatctgtacatctgtacatataaaagatatatgcaaatacatagtatagaatgctcattctttttttttttattcggcaatcggcccaatcttttttttaggaaaagattgggccgactttaattgcaatcaattaggagaacaaacaggaattactgaattatgcacacttactttttctctttatctAGCTTATCTACTGGTTCGAATTCGAATTTGATCTCTTTCCATACTTCACAAGCAGCGGCTAGTTCAGGGCTCCATTTGCTAGCTTCACGGATAATTTCATTACCTTCACGAGCAAGATCACGTCCCTCATTACGAGCTTGTACACACGCCTCTAAAGCCACCCTATTAGCTACTGCACCAGGTGCATTTCCCCAAGGGTGTCCTAAAGTTCCTCCGCCAAACTGTAGTACGGAATCATCCCCAAAGATTTCGGTCAGAGCAGGCATATGCCAAACATGAATACCCCCTGAAGCCACGGGCAGAACACCTGGCATAGAGACCCAATCTTGAGTGAAGAAAATACCGCGACTTCGGTCTTTTTCGATATAATCATCACGTAATAAATCAACGAAACCTAAAGTCATCTCACGTTCCCCTTCCAGTTTACCTACTACTGTACCGGCGTGAATATGATCTCCACCAGACATACGTAATGCTTTAGCTAGTACACGGAAATGCATACCATGATTTTTCTGTCTATCAATAACTGCATGCATTGCGCGATGGATGTGAAGAAGTAGGCCGTTGTCACGGCAATAATGAGCCAAGCTAGTATTTGCAGTGAATCCACCAGTTAAGTAGTCATGCATTACGATAGGAACTCCTAATTCTCTGGCACATATGGcccttttcatcatttcttcacatGTACCCGCAGTAGCATTCAAGTAATGTCCTTTGATTTCACCTGTTTCGGCCTGCGCTTTAAAAAGTGCTTCGGTGCAAAATAAGAAACGATCTCTCCAACGCATAAATGGTTGTGAGTTTACGTTTTCATCATCTTTGGTAAAATCAAGTCCACCACGTAGACATTCATAAACCGCTCTACCGTAGTTTTTTGCAGATAATCCCAATTTTGGTTTAATAGTGCATCCCAATAGGGGACGACCATACTTGTTCAACTTATCTCTTTCAACCTGAATGCCGTGAGGCGGGCCTTGGAAAGTTTTGGAATAAGAAGTGGGAATTCGCAGATCCTCCAGACGTAGAGCTCGTAAGGCTTTGAAACCAAATACATTACCCACAATGGAAGTAAACATGTTAGTAACAGAACCTTCTTCAAAAAGGTCTAAAGGATAAGCTACATAAGCAATATATTGATTTTCCTCCCCAACAACGGCCTCGATGTGGTAGCATCGCCCTTTGTAACGATCAAGACTGGTAAGTCCATCAGTCCACACAGTTGTCCATGTACCAGTAGAAGATTCGGCAGCTACCGCAGCCCCTGCTTCTTCGGGCGGAACTCCAGGTTGAGGAGTTACTCGGAATGCTGCCAAGATATCAGTATCTTTGACTTCGTAGTCAGGAGTATAATAATTCAATTTGTAATCTTTAACACCAGCTTTAAATCCAACACTTGCTTTAGTCTCTGTTTGTGGTGACATAAGTCCCTCCCTACAACTCATGAATTAAGAATTCTCACAACGACAAGGTCTACTCGATATAGATTATGCATGAATGAAAcctttgacaaaaataaaaataaaaaaaaagaaaaaaaatattcaactaatattatcaactaatttcaatgttatgttaaaatgaaatggttcattattagaccatgtatttgattcatcaaatacatcattattgtatactccaaatacatcattattgtatactctttgatatatatggcgcaacccaaacccaatgtttgttttgcaagtttacaataaaatcaaatggatctccttcttattttgaatccaaatactaagaaaaattcactcttgacagtgatatatgttgtatatgtaaatcctagatgtgaaaataggcataattcatcctaaaagggtataaagaatagataggcggaaatccaatatctattcaaaaaaaaaaaagaacaatggccaattagatcgaaataatgaatcataaatggagttcgggttcgaattctatagataatagaatctaatacggatggtttttctataatgatagagaaatgaaagagacttactcgtgatttcatgtacttaatatttcttttgaaaaaaagaaggattGGCTGAACT from the Musa acuminata AAA Group cultivar baxijiao unplaced genomic scaffold, Cavendish_Baxijiao_AAA HiC_scaffold_660, whole genome shotgun sequence genome contains:
- the LOC135662906 gene encoding ribulose bisphosphate carboxylase large chain; translation: MSCREGLMSPQTETKASVGFKAGVKDYKLNYYTPDYEVKDTDILAAFRVTPQPGVPPEEAGAAVAAESSTGTWTTVWTDGLTSLDRYKGRCYHIEAVVGEENQYIAYVAYPLDLFEEGSVTNMFTSIVGNVFGFKALRALRLEDLRIPTSYSKTFQGPPHGIQVERDKLNKYGRPLLGCTIKPKLGLSAKNYGRAVYECLRGGLDFTKDDENVNSQPFMRWRDRFLFCTEALFKAQAETGEIKGHYLNATAGTCEEMMKRAICARELGVPIVMHDYLTGGFTANTSLAHYCRDNGLLLHIHRAMHAVIDRQKNHGMHFRVLAKALRMSGGDHIHAGTVVGKLEGEREMTLGFVDLLRDDYIEKDRSRGIFFTQDWVSMPGVLPVASGGIHVWHMPALTEIFGDDSVLQFGGGTLGHPWGNAPGAVANRVALEACVQARNEGRDLAREGNEIIREASKWSPELAAACEVWKEIKFEFEPVDKLDKEKK